A part of Chloroflexota bacterium genomic DNA contains:
- a CDS encoding PaaI family thioesterase encodes MKLDFHFIEPGLVQTEINIPAQYEGYTGVVHGGILAAILDETGGRALMENPNHFMVTAQLNVRYRKPVLSETPLVAIGVAGERKGKVAKAHAEIRNGDGEILTEAELVLVDIPESQLTDVDLEEMGWRVYPDKED; translated from the coding sequence TTGAAATTGGATTTCCACTTTATCGAACCCGGCCTGGTTCAGACAGAGATCAACATCCCTGCCCAATATGAAGGTTACACTGGTGTGGTCCATGGCGGTATTTTAGCTGCCATTTTGGATGAGACCGGTGGACGGGCTTTGATGGAAAATCCAAATCACTTTATGGTCACGGCGCAACTCAATGTCCGCTATCGGAAACCTGTGCTTTCTGAGACGCCTTTGGTCGCCATTGGCGTTGCAGGAGAGCGAAAAGGCAAGGTTGCTAAAGCCCATGCGGAGATTCGCAATGGCGATGGAGAAATCTTGACCGAGGCGGAATTGGTGTTGGTAGATATCCCTGAAAGCCAATTAACGGATGTGGATCTGGAGGAGATGGGCTGGCGCGTTTATCCTGATAAGGAGGACTGA
- a CDS encoding DHH family phosphoesterase, which translates to MANLRDSNRIFVIGHVNPDTDAIASAMGYAWLLQERDGANAVPARSGAINRQTAWVLHEVNLEPPVLFNDASPRFDSVMHRLDTVTPDRPLSEAWAILNRTGGIAPVVNPDGTPYGLITGQSLFNFLSRHMGPHPRYKEMTLAELLEIPCKESAETDIARYTATTRIRDVIRRLLRDEVDEFWVLDDNKRYLGICRQRDLLDPPRLKIILVDHNEPQQALGSLDEAELVEILDHHRLGNPTTHEPIRFTVDVVGSTSTLVSELIEDAGLSAPPELAGLMLAGLLSDTLVMTSPTTTERDHQAAERLGRWALVYGGPLEGETIHSFGEKVLAAGAGLSSRDPKDVVSTDMKQYEAASTRFAIAQAEVSDLYELNDYLEPLRNALQELRERRSLDFAMLMVTDVVQGDSRLLMVDAPAVLEELPYRPLSDGTRLATGVVSRKKQLLPVVFSLLED; encoded by the coding sequence ATGGCAAATTTGCGGGATTCAAACCGCATTTTTGTCATTGGTCATGTCAACCCTGATACCGATGCGATTGCCTCGGCGATGGGCTATGCCTGGTTGCTGCAGGAAAGGGATGGGGCGAACGCAGTTCCAGCTCGGTCAGGGGCGATCAACAGGCAAACTGCCTGGGTTCTACACGAAGTGAACCTTGAACCCCCTGTACTTTTCAATGATGCTTCTCCCCGTTTTGATTCGGTGATGCATAGATTAGACACGGTCACACCCGACCGGCCATTGAGTGAAGCCTGGGCGATATTGAACCGGACCGGAGGAATTGCCCCTGTGGTAAACCCAGATGGGACGCCCTATGGGCTGATCACCGGTCAATCACTTTTTAATTTCCTCAGCCGCCATATGGGTCCACATCCCCGCTATAAGGAGATGACCCTGGCAGAACTGCTGGAAATCCCTTGCAAGGAATCTGCTGAGACGGATATTGCTCGCTATACCGCTACGACCCGCATTAGGGACGTGATCCGGCGATTGCTGCGCGACGAAGTGGATGAATTTTGGGTATTGGATGACAACAAACGCTATTTGGGCATTTGTCGTCAACGGGACTTGCTCGATCCGCCGCGCTTGAAGATCATTTTGGTGGATCATAATGAACCTCAGCAGGCATTGGGCTCCCTGGACGAGGCCGAATTGGTCGAAATCCTTGATCACCACCGGCTGGGTAACCCTACCACGCATGAACCGATCCGTTTCACAGTGGATGTGGTGGGAAGTACCTCCACGCTGGTGTCGGAATTAATTGAAGACGCAGGGTTGAGTGCCCCGCCTGAGCTGGCTGGATTGATGCTGGCCGGGCTGTTATCGGATACGCTGGTAATGACCTCTCCGACTACCACAGAACGGGACCATCAGGCTGCTGAACGTTTGGGCCGCTGGGCTCTGGTATATGGTGGGCCTTTGGAAGGGGAGACAATCCATAGTTTCGGTGAGAAGGTACTCGCTGCCGGGGCTGGGCTTTCCAGCCGGGACCCGAAAGATGTGGTCTCAACGGATATGAAGCAGTATGAGGCCGCCAGCACCCGCTTTGCGATTGCGCAGGCAGAAGTTTCCGATCTTTATGAGCTGAACGACTATCTGGAGCCACTGAGGAACGCCCTGCAGGAATTGCGTGAACGCCGGAGCCTGGATTTCGCCATGCTGATGGTGACCGATGTGGTGCAGGGTGACAGCCGTCTGTTAATGGTGGATGCACCTGCAGTTTTGGAAGAATTGCCGTACCGTCCGCTTTCCGATGGAACCCGCCTGGCAACGGGTGTGGTCTCCCGAAAGAAACAGCTCCTGCCGGTGGTATTTAGCTTACTTGAGGACTAA
- a CDS encoding FAD binding domain-containing protein: MIKEYFRPGSVAEAVQLLKDEGSNLKPLGGGTYLSRHQGDIPGVVDLQGTGLDQVETRGQRIAAGAMVQLVQLVEHPDVHEAIKAAILLDSSLNIRNMATIGGWLMSSDARSALSTVLLALDATLTWEPDGNRVRMGNWLPMRDEEKPGVLMTEVEWWLRPHVVFEYVARSPKDRPTLIVAAAQWGSGRTRVVLGGYGAAPIVAMDGPEDRGVDVAARDAYFEAEDQWATAVYRREVASRLALRCLDRIDALKESEA, from the coding sequence ATGATAAAAGAATATTTCCGGCCTGGTTCGGTTGCAGAGGCCGTTCAATTATTGAAAGATGAAGGCTCTAACCTGAAGCCACTTGGGGGTGGCACTTATTTGAGCCGCCATCAGGGGGATATCCCTGGTGTGGTTGATCTGCAGGGTACCGGTTTAGATCAGGTTGAAACGCGCGGACAGCGGATTGCGGCTGGCGCGATGGTCCAGTTGGTGCAATTGGTGGAACATCCTGATGTTCACGAGGCGATTAAAGCCGCGATTTTGCTGGATTCTTCCCTGAATATCCGCAATATGGCAACCATCGGCGGGTGGCTGATGAGCAGTGATGCCCGGTCAGCTCTCTCCACAGTTTTATTGGCATTGGACGCCACGCTGACCTGGGAGCCGGACGGCAACCGGGTACGGATGGGGAACTGGCTGCCGATGCGGGACGAGGAAAAGCCCGGTGTGCTGATGACGGAGGTCGAATGGTGGCTGCGGCCGCATGTCGTGTTCGAGTATGTGGCCCGTTCACCTAAAGACCGGCCAACCCTGATTGTTGCTGCCGCCCAATGGGGCTCGGGCAGGACACGAGTGGTTTTAGGCGGCTATGGGGCCGCACCGATTGTGGCCATGGACGGACCGGAAGACCGAGGTGTAGATGTCGCCGCCCGAGATGCGTATTTTGAGGCAGAAGACCAATGGGCGACTGCTGTCTACCGGCGGGAAGTCGCCTCCCGGCTGGCATTAAGATGCCTGGATCGGATTGATGCGCTCAAGGAAAGCGAGGCCTGA
- a CDS encoding FAD binding domain-containing protein gives MWQNYIMAETLDEAVAALAQAGDSARIIAGGTDLILEIERGVRPNLKTIIDISKIPGLDSITEDLDGTIHLGPTVTHNHVVGSPLIHEKAFALLQACWEVGSPQIRNRGTVAGNLATASPANDTISPLMALDAKLTLRSLRGERVVPLSEFYTGVRRTVMAPDEIITDIAFKGLTDSQPSFFIKSALRKAQAISVINVTVILDLDGWQVLDARITLGAAAPTIINAEKAEAFLMGKALGEDVIEEAGTLTAQAAQPISDIRGSAEYRDYMIGVIAKRALTAIMNGGDKELVPDEPVLLMGDGMFAQKPKVPWDGKEIHTWINGKEYHFKSGFNKTLLNLIREDAGLTGTKEGCAEGECGACTVFLDGRAVMSCLVPAPRAHGAEIVTIEGLQEGGELSVMQNAFVEHGAIQCGFCTPGFIMSATKLLEEKETPSQAEIRQAITGNLCRCTGYYKIIEAIEVASKTQSKQA, from the coding sequence ATGTGGCAAAACTATATCATGGCAGAAACACTCGATGAGGCAGTTGCGGCCTTAGCACAGGCGGGTGACTCCGCCCGGATCATCGCCGGGGGCACAGATTTGATCCTGGAGATCGAACGCGGTGTCCGGCCGAACCTCAAAACGATTATTGACATATCCAAGATACCAGGCCTGGATAGCATCACGGAAGATCTGGATGGAACCATCCATCTTGGCCCGACAGTCACCCATAATCATGTGGTCGGCTCACCCTTGATCCATGAAAAGGCTTTTGCCCTGCTGCAGGCATGTTGGGAAGTTGGTTCTCCCCAAATCCGCAATCGTGGGACGGTAGCCGGAAACCTGGCGACCGCTTCACCCGCCAATGATACGATCAGCCCGCTGATGGCTTTGGACGCCAAATTGACCCTACGCTCTCTGCGGGGAGAGCGGGTTGTGCCGCTATCGGAATTCTATACCGGTGTGCGGCGAACGGTGATGGCGCCGGATGAGATTATTACCGATATTGCTTTCAAGGGATTGACGGATAGTCAACCTTCCTTCTTTATCAAATCAGCCCTGCGAAAAGCCCAGGCCATCTCGGTGATCAATGTCACCGTCATTCTGGATCTGGATGGCTGGCAGGTATTGGATGCCCGAATCACCCTGGGCGCCGCCGCTCCCACCATTATCAACGCTGAGAAAGCAGAAGCCTTCCTGATGGGTAAAGCCTTAGGCGAGGATGTGATTGAAGAAGCCGGCACTCTGACAGCACAGGCTGCTCAACCGATCTCGGATATCCGCGGCTCTGCGGAATATCGGGATTACATGATTGGCGTGATTGCCAAACGTGCCCTGACAGCGATTATGAACGGCGGGGATAAGGAGCTTGTACCTGATGAACCGGTGCTCCTGATGGGGGATGGGATGTTTGCCCAGAAACCGAAGGTGCCCTGGGATGGCAAGGAAATCCATACCTGGATCAATGGCAAGGAATATCATTTCAAGAGTGGTTTTAATAAGACCTTGTTGAACCTGATCCGGGAAGACGCCGGATTGACCGGCACAAAGGAAGGCTGCGCCGAAGGGGAATGCGGCGCATGCACGGTGTTCCTCGACGGCCGGGCCGTGATGAGCTGTCTCGTGCCCGCTCCCCGTGCGCACGGCGCTGAGATTGTGACGATTGAAGGCTTGCAGGAAGGTGGCGAATTGAGCGTCATGCAGAATGCCTTTGTGGAGCATGGTGCGATCCAATGCGGTTTCTGCACCCCGGGTTTCATCATGTCCGCAACCAAACTGCTGGAAGAAAAGGAAACCCCCTCGCAGGCCGAGATCAGACAGGCAATCACGGGCAATCTTTGCCGCTGCACAGGATATTACAAGATCATTGAAGCGATTGAGGTCGCAAGCAAGACTCAATCGAAGCAGGCTTAG
- a CDS encoding xanthine dehydrogenase family protein molybdopterin-binding subunit: MATVGKSVIRFDVKDKATGAALYPGDFNMPDQVYMKVLFAERPHAIVKSIDTSAAEAMGGVIAVFTAKDVPVNEYGLGISDQPVLCGPGSSIPFADHVRFVGDQVALVVAESNEIAEAARKKIKVDYEDLPLVTETEASITDEILVHPEKGTNLMLHYKIRHGDVEEAFTKCDVIVEGEYHTPMQEHAYLQPEAGISYIDEEGRITVVVAGQWTHEDQEQIAHSLTLPEEKIRVIYPAIGGAFGGREDMSVQIILGLATMRLHERGIDRPVKIIWTREESIIGHHKRHAYKLKAKWGATKEGKVLAAKVDILADGGAYMYTTNKVQGNATIVCSGPYEIPNVHVDSRSVYTNNVPGGAFRGFGGPQGAFEAEMQMNRLAEALNMDPVELRMRNLIDDDSILSVNTKPPKGVTIKPVMAVCAERSGWTETDKGWQAPGPIPGDGVIKRGRGIACSFKNVGFSFGYQENSAAIIDLYGDKEIEKAVLHHAGADVGQGAHSIFRQIVAEELNLPLEKVELIASDTSSSGNSGSSSASRMTFMGGNSVLGAAKLALKKWQETDERPLTVEYKYLAPPTQPFNKETGECYPNVSYGYVAENVELEVDTETGEIHLLKILCADDVGKAINPMQVEGQIEGALIQAAGYSILENFIQKDGKVLTNMLSNYLIPTVLDIPDEVESVILEFAEPNGPYGARGMSEMPYLPLAPAIMAAMHDATGVWFDEFPLTPERVLRKLGKIK; encoded by the coding sequence ATGGCGACAGTCGGAAAATCTGTTATACGATTTGATGTAAAAGACAAAGCCACCGGCGCCGCGCTCTATCCCGGTGATTTCAATATGCCCGACCAGGTATATATGAAGGTGCTCTTTGCCGAGCGCCCACACGCGATTGTCAAATCGATTGACACTTCAGCAGCGGAGGCCATGGGAGGTGTTATCGCTGTCTTCACGGCCAAGGATGTCCCGGTGAATGAATATGGCTTGGGCATCTCCGATCAACCTGTGCTCTGTGGACCGGGATCCTCGATACCATTCGCGGATCATGTCCGGTTTGTGGGTGATCAGGTTGCTTTGGTTGTAGCTGAAAGCAATGAAATTGCTGAGGCGGCCCGGAAGAAAATCAAAGTGGATTATGAAGACCTCCCACTGGTGACGGAAACAGAAGCGTCGATAACTGATGAGATCCTGGTACACCCTGAAAAGGGAACCAATCTGATGTTACATTACAAAATTCGGCACGGCGATGTGGAAGAGGCTTTTACGAAATGCGATGTGATTGTAGAGGGGGAATATCATACCCCGATGCAGGAACATGCTTATCTTCAACCTGAAGCCGGTATTTCCTATATTGACGAGGAAGGCCGGATCACTGTGGTTGTCGCTGGTCAATGGACCCATGAGGATCAGGAGCAAATTGCGCATTCACTCACACTGCCTGAAGAAAAAATTCGGGTGATCTATCCCGCGATCGGCGGCGCTTTTGGCGGCCGTGAGGATATGTCTGTGCAGATCATTCTGGGTTTGGCTACGATGCGGTTGCATGAACGAGGAATTGATCGACCGGTTAAGATCATCTGGACGCGGGAAGAATCGATCATTGGGCACCATAAACGCCATGCTTATAAACTGAAGGCGAAATGGGGTGCGACGAAGGAAGGTAAGGTCCTCGCAGCAAAAGTCGATATCCTGGCCGATGGCGGCGCCTATATGTATACGACCAACAAGGTTCAGGGTAATGCGACTATCGTATGCTCCGGGCCTTACGAGATTCCTAACGTTCATGTCGATTCTCGGTCTGTTTATACCAATAATGTACCCGGTGGCGCTTTCCGTGGATTTGGCGGCCCTCAGGGTGCCTTTGAAGCAGAAATGCAGATGAATCGCCTGGCGGAAGCCCTCAATATGGATCCGGTTGAATTGCGGATGCGAAATTTGATCGATGATGACTCGATCCTATCCGTCAATACAAAACCACCTAAGGGCGTCACAATTAAACCGGTCATGGCTGTCTGTGCAGAGCGATCCGGGTGGACTGAGACGGACAAGGGCTGGCAAGCGCCAGGGCCAATACCCGGAGATGGTGTTATCAAACGGGGACGCGGAATTGCCTGCAGCTTTAAGAATGTCGGATTTTCATTTGGTTATCAAGAAAACAGCGCAGCTATCATTGACCTTTATGGTGACAAAGAAATAGAAAAAGCCGTCCTGCATCACGCCGGCGCGGATGTTGGTCAAGGTGCTCATTCCATTTTCCGCCAAATTGTTGCGGAAGAATTGAATTTACCACTTGAGAAAGTTGAACTAATTGCCTCAGATACCAGCTCATCAGGGAATTCTGGAAGCTCCTCAGCTTCTCGGATGACTTTCATGGGTGGGAACTCCGTACTTGGCGCTGCCAAATTGGCATTGAAGAAATGGCAGGAAACGGATGAACGGCCTCTAACGGTTGAATATAAATATTTAGCGCCGCCTACTCAACCATTTAATAAAGAGACAGGCGAGTGCTATCCGAACGTGTCCTACGGTTATGTGGCGGAGAATGTTGAATTGGAAGTGGATACGGAGACAGGTGAAATTCACTTGTTAAAGATCCTCTGTGCGGATGACGTCGGCAAGGCGATCAATCCCATGCAGGTGGAAGGGCAAATTGAAGGTGCGCTAATCCAGGCCGCCGGTTATTCCATCTTGGAGAACTTCATCCAAAAGGATGGCAAGGTTTTAACCAACATGCTCTCCAATTACCTGATTCCCACGGTGCTGGATATTCCTGACGAAGTGGAATCTGTGATTCTTGAATTTGCTGAACCCAATGGACCTTATGGTGCTCGGGGTATGTCAGAAATGCCCTATTTGCCGCTGGCACCAGCTATTATGGCGGCCATGCACGATGCGACCGGCGTCTGGTTTGATGAATTCCCGCTGACCCCAGAGCGAGTCCTGCGGAAATTGGGGAAGATAAAATGA
- a CDS encoding XdhC family protein has protein sequence MSLLDHLNEAVHAGQPVALCTVVNTTGSVPRHAGAKMLVFPDGRFEGTVGGGETEKLAHQEALGAIKDGRTRFLKYNLINVEKGDPGLCGGTVTIFVEPFLSAPTVVVIGGGHVGRAVVHLASWLGYRVVLSDDRVELCTPEAVPEADEYLPIPIEEVPGRVTIGPQTFFVLVTRGVEVDLMGLPPLFETSAPYIGLIGSKRRWAHCQEKLLEAGIPQEQIDRVHSPIGLEINAETPDEIAVSIMAEITAIRNEGKRHFRKA, from the coding sequence ATGTCATTATTGGATCACTTGAATGAAGCGGTGCATGCCGGGCAACCTGTGGCGCTGTGTACGGTGGTCAATACCACAGGTTCAGTCCCGCGCCATGCCGGAGCGAAGATGCTTGTCTTCCCTGACGGCCGCTTTGAAGGCACGGTGGGCGGCGGGGAGACGGAAAAACTCGCTCATCAGGAAGCACTCGGTGCGATCAAGGATGGACGAACTCGTTTTTTAAAATATAATTTAATTAACGTTGAAAAAGGCGATCCGGGACTATGTGGAGGGACGGTGACGATTTTCGTCGAGCCCTTTCTGAGCGCGCCAACCGTGGTGGTCATCGGCGGCGGGCATGTTGGCCGGGCAGTGGTCCATTTGGCCTCATGGTTGGGATATCGCGTCGTCCTCAGTGACGACCGGGTTGAACTCTGTACACCGGAAGCGGTCCCTGAGGCTGATGAGTATCTGCCGATTCCAATTGAAGAGGTTCCGGGAAGGGTAACCATTGGGCCACAGACCTTCTTTGTGTTGGTGACTCGGGGCGTGGAAGTGGACCTGATGGGTCTGCCGCCTCTGTTTGAGACCTCCGCTCCCTATATCGGCTTGATTGGCTCAAAGCGACGCTGGGCTCACTGCCAGGAGAAGTTGCTGGAAGCCGGGATCCCCCAGGAGCAGATTGACCGAGTACATTCACCGATTGGGCTGGAAATCAACGCAGAGACCCCGGACGAAATAGCAGTCAGTATTATGGCGGAAATTACCGCCATTCGAAACGAAGGCAAACGACATTTTCGTAAGGCCTAA
- a CDS encoding molybdopterin-dependent oxidoreductase codes for MNVTLTINGQEFPLRVDPNERLLDTLRKLGFFSIKSGGCEHGECGACTILFDGRSVNSCTMLTAQAEGHKIQTVEAEGAHPDHGWKKTDGLSVIQQAFVEVGAIQCGYCTPAMVLTAKALLNRDPNPDEDQVRDALSGVLCRCTGYIKPVQAVLRAAAILRGEEVMPVNGPIDVTEALKPSEGPVDGGVPVTNGKGTLTETKILPQLKIVDPHSEMKTVGHAETKVDAVKLVQGKPAFVADYEMRDLLYAKVLRSPHAHAEIKNIDTSRAEALPGVAAVLTWKDLPRVAYSTAGQSHPIPGPLDSFSLDHKVRFVGDRVAFVAAESVAIAEAALDLIDVEYEVLEPLLDPSKAMDKGAPVIHDEPEYVNFDESDPSRNIAAEIRIDIGDVEKGFAEADRIIEGDYDVPKVQQAHIEPHVVMTYWDEDDRLVIKTSTQVPFHVRRQIAPVLDLPIKRIRVIKPRIGGGFGGKQEVLVEDVAAHLTIATGKPVLYEMTREEEFIGARTRHPMRIHLKTGLKNDGTITANEMYCLSDTGAYGCHALTVAGNTGHKAMAIYVGDGEYRKDPNIRFYSDVVYTNTVPSGAYRGYGVPQGFWPVERHMENIARELGMDPIEFRLKNALRSGEIHPFSKAWSEGREPKPETIYTIGLEDCVEQGRMAIGWDHKFNNQQWHIVPGQKHLRKGIGVAMVMQGTAIPYLDMGGASIKMNDDGSFNLLVGATDLGTGSDTVLAQMAAETLGVPVEDFVVYSSDTDFTPFDKGAYASSTTYISGTATVKAAEIVAERIRVRASMMFAEEGKTVSPDEIILEDRKAIAPSGEFYTMKEIGLNSLHQTDQEQIMGVASHMSPVAPPPFAAQFAEVTVDVESGMVTVDKLVMAVDSGVIINPVTASGQIEGGMAQALGYAVSEEMRYDKDGQPREKDFVDYHIFRADEMPELTTIFVETYEPSHPYGAKAVAEIPLDGVAPAVGNAILDACGVALNTIPAIPERIWRNLKGLPL; via the coding sequence ATGAACGTTACACTGACGATCAATGGACAAGAATTCCCTCTGCGGGTTGATCCCAATGAACGATTATTAGATACCCTGCGTAAACTAGGTTTCTTCAGTATTAAAAGCGGCGGCTGTGAGCATGGTGAATGCGGCGCCTGTACAATCCTTTTTGATGGCAGGTCGGTCAACAGCTGCACGATGCTGACGGCTCAAGCTGAAGGTCATAAAATTCAAACTGTGGAAGCTGAGGGTGCCCATCCCGATCACGGCTGGAAGAAAACCGATGGGTTGAGTGTGATCCAACAGGCTTTTGTAGAAGTTGGCGCGATCCAGTGCGGTTACTGTACGCCGGCGATGGTGCTGACAGCTAAGGCCCTTTTGAATCGTGACCCCAATCCGGACGAGGACCAGGTCCGGGACGCTCTTTCGGGCGTCCTGTGCCGCTGCACCGGTTACATCAAGCCCGTGCAGGCAGTTTTACGGGCCGCTGCAATTTTACGCGGCGAAGAAGTCATGCCGGTCAATGGGCCGATTGATGTCACTGAGGCTTTGAAGCCGTCAGAAGGACCTGTTGACGGCGGCGTGCCTGTGACCAATGGTAAAGGCACCTTGACCGAAACCAAGATCCTGCCACAATTGAAGATTGTTGACCCGCATTCAGAGATGAAGACTGTGGGCCATGCAGAGACCAAAGTGGACGCGGTCAAACTGGTACAGGGGAAACCAGCCTTTGTGGCTGACTATGAGATGCGCGACCTGCTCTATGCCAAAGTGCTGCGCAGCCCTCATGCCCACGCTGAGATCAAAAATATCGACACCTCCCGGGCGGAAGCCCTGCCGGGTGTCGCTGCGGTACTTACCTGGAAAGACCTCCCACGAGTAGCCTATTCCACAGCAGGACAGTCCCACCCGATCCCCGGGCCGCTGGATTCCTTCTCGCTGGATCATAAGGTGCGCTTCGTGGGTGACCGGGTGGCTTTTGTGGCCGCCGAATCGGTTGCCATTGCTGAAGCTGCCTTGGATTTGATTGATGTTGAATATGAAGTGCTGGAACCTTTGTTGGATCCCAGCAAAGCGATGGATAAGGGTGCACCGGTTATCCATGATGAACCGGAATATGTGAATTTTGACGAATCGGATCCTTCCCGCAATATCGCGGCGGAAATCCGAATTGATATTGGCGATGTCGAAAAAGGCTTCGCCGAAGCGGATCGGATCATTGAAGGGGATTATGATGTCCCCAAGGTCCAGCAGGCTCATATCGAACCCCATGTCGTGATGACCTATTGGGATGAGGATGACCGCCTGGTGATCAAGACCAGCACCCAGGTGCCCTTCCATGTCCGGCGGCAGATTGCTCCGGTGTTGGACTTGCCGATCAAGCGCATTCGAGTGATCAAACCCCGGATTGGCGGCGGTTTTGGCGGCAAGCAGGAAGTGCTGGTGGAGGATGTCGCTGCACACCTCACGATTGCCACGGGCAAACCGGTGCTCTATGAAATGACCCGGGAAGAGGAATTCATTGGCGCACGGACCCGGCACCCAATGCGCATTCACCTAAAAACCGGCCTCAAGAATGACGGCACGATCACGGCGAATGAGATGTACTGCCTGAGTGATACCGGTGCCTATGGCTGCCATGCGCTGACTGTGGCCGGCAATACCGGTCATAAGGCGATGGCGATTTATGTGGGAGATGGTGAATATCGTAAAGATCCTAACATTCGCTTCTATTCGGATGTGGTTTATACCAACACAGTGCCCTCCGGCGCTTACCGAGGTTACGGTGTCCCGCAGGGATTCTGGCCGGTGGAGCGGCATATGGAGAACATTGCCCGAGAATTAGGTATGGACCCGATTGAATTCCGCTTGAAGAATGCATTGCGCTCCGGTGAGATCCATCCCTTCAGCAAGGCCTGGAGCGAGGGTCGCGAACCGAAGCCTGAGACGATCTACACTATTGGCCTGGAGGATTGTGTTGAACAGGGCCGCATGGCGATAGGTTGGGATCATAAATTTAATAATCAGCAGTGGCATATCGTCCCTGGCCAAAAGCATCTGCGTAAGGGGATTGGTGTGGCAATGGTGATGCAGGGCACCGCTATTCCCTATTTGGATATGGGCGGGGCAAGCATCAAGATGAATGACGACGGATCGTTTAACCTGTTGGTAGGTGCCACGGACCTCGGTACTGGCTCCGATACGGTCCTGGCACAGATGGCCGCAGAGACACTCGGTGTTCCGGTGGAGGATTTTGTGGTGTATTCTTCCGACACCGATTTCACCCCCTTTGACAAAGGTGCTTATGCTTCCAGTACGACTTATATTTCCGGAACTGCGACGGTGAAAGCCGCTGAGATCGTGGCGGAACGAATTCGGGTGCGGGCATCCATGATGTTCGCCGAGGAAGGTAAGACCGTATCCCCGGATGAGATCATCCTGGAAGACCGCAAGGCTATTGCGCCCTCCGGTGAGTTCTATACCATGAAGGAAATTGGCCTGAATTCATTACACCAGACCGATCAGGAACAGATCATGGGCGTTGCTTCACACATGTCCCCGGTGGCACCACCACCATTTGCAGCGCAATTCGCCGAAGTGACCGTGGATGTCGAAAGCGGAATGGTCACGGTTGATAAATTAGTCATGGCTGTAGATTCGGGTGTGATTATCAACCCTGTGACGGCCTCGGGGCAGATTGAAGGGGGCATGGCCCAGGCTTTGGGGTATGCGGTCAGTGAAGAAATGCGCTATGATAAAGACGGTCAGCCCCGTGAGAAGGATTTCGTGGATTATCATATCTTCCGGGCCGACGAGATGCCGGAGCTGACCACGATCTTTGTTGAGACTTATGAACCCTCGCATCCCTATGGCGCTAAAGCTGTGGCGGAGATCCCATTGGACGGGGTTGCGCCTGCAGTAGGGAATGCCATTTTGGATGCTTGTGGGGTTGCGTTGAACACCATTCCTGCCATTCCAGAACGGATTTGGCGGAACTTAAAAGGTTTACCTTTATAG